The genomic segment GAGTTTCTCCTTCGTCGTGCATCAAGGATGCTGGAGGAAGAGACACCTTGTGCTTTGAGCATAAGAGGATAAGAAGCGAGATCCATCTTTTTCATGTGCAAGGGGAAGGATGGGAGATTGGTGTAGGATTGGGAGAGACAAGGAGGCTTTCTCATGGCTGTTATCCAGgtaagttgtgttgtttttgtgttagATCGATTGTAAAATCGATGGTTGTGGCAGATTAGGGATTTGCGACGAGAATGAGCTTGAAGGGAGGCTCAGATTGTGATTTATGggttggtgtcgctcgacacgaACACCTGCAGATGGACTGTGCGGACTGGTTTTAGATAGCTACTTCGGAGGAACATTTGGAGGATGAAATAGAGTCCGATTTGACTGAAATTTGGTGGGGAGCTTTGTGGTACTATAGGATTTGTGGAATGAACGGTTAGTTTGTGAATTAACTGAAGGTTAACATGGAAGTCTTCCATGGACTTGCAATGGCAATGTTGGGGTGTCGAGACACCGAGGTGGTGTTGGTCGTCACCAACATGTTCTTGTATGTTTGGGTCGTAGGAAAACGACTAGAGTGAGAACTTGTAGTGGAACGATTGAGGGAGGTGATGTAGGGAATCAGTGTCGACCAAAATTGGgagggtgtcaatcgacacaaTGTGTGTTGGTTCGCAAGTTGCATGATGGATGACGATCGACACCAGATGGAGGTGACGATCGACATTGGAGGAATTGATAGTGAATCAGAGTGTTCGTAGGGAAGTGTTGTCTGTGGCTGttggaatcaaatattccagcctacctctcttgttactcggtcgctagggatggttggttgtgcgactcagtaactaggtGAGGTGGGGCTTGatgtatttgtggaagtttttTTATAAGGAGCTATTTCTACGCATGTTGTCTCGTCGAAATTATGGGGTTCTTATGAGATCGTTTTCCGTGGATACTTTGTGAGGATTGGGAATCAGGATGTTCAGTTTGGTATTATAGTGTATACGGTTCTAGGACAGCCTCTATAATGGTTATAGACTTGTCTAGGTCGTTTAGATGTGATACAGAAAAGGCACAAAGGTGTTATTGAGATATTTGATCCAGAAGTGGTCAAGAACGAAAGAAATTGTTTCGTGTTCGAGAAGTTAAGTTGGGAACTTAGTTCATGGGAGTGGCTTGGAGTGCCACAATATAGGAGGTCAGAAATTTGCATACATGTCAAGAGGGGGTATGAGAGTGTGGCTAGTGTGGGTGCTAGTTCAACGAGTGTTGTGAGTGTGACAGCAGGTTGCTCAGGCCTAGTTGACCGTATTGCAAATTTTCTTACGATGCTGGTGGAagaggatttaataagatgattagttttTATGGATTCTTAGTGTGTGTTTGATTTTAGTGAGTATGCGGTGATGGAAATGGTAatttttatgaatagttaaaactTGTCCATTTACAGATAAGACATGAGTAAACACCCTGAGTGACTCGGATGTTTAGAGGTTGGCCTGATGAGTGGTCATGGTTGTGTGATATTCAGGTGAGGAAATATGGTGGTTGGTAAGATATTGCGATGTTTTACGCAAACCACAAGAGGTAGTTCCAGTCGGAATATGCTTATAGACGTTAAGACTTGTTTGCTCCTGACGAGATGATAGGTTCTCCTtggggagatgattagttctccagaggagatgattagttctcttGAGGGGATAATTAGTTCCCTTGATACACCGCAGGATTTAGGGGTTGCGACCCTGAGAGCGGCAGAGAAAATGATCAGTTCTCTTAGAGGATGATTAGTTCCTCGGAGGGGACGAGTAGTTCCCCTAGTACCGACATCTCAAGGGTGATGATCCGAGAGTGAGATGGTATGGCTCGAGGAAGACAGTCTGAGAATGCAGGCGGTGCCATTCGAAGGTTGCGACATGAGAATGGATGAGTGAGGGAGCAAATAATGTCCAGAACGTTGATATAAGCATAGTGACTGGATGTAGACCTTGGAGGTCTGGAGTGATCTCGTGTTTTTGTTGTACTGGCCAGTGGGGACAGGGTGTTATGGACCGTTGGGTCGGGTTGTGGTGTGCATCATTGCAACGGTGGTTGGAGGCGTTTGGTAGATAGGTTGGGGTGGTttcagattcgaggacgaatctattgttagagggggagaattgtaacgcccgtgaACCGAGTTCCAGTTTTAGAGGATGCTGGAGGAAGAGATACCTTTTGATTGGAGAATAAGAGGAGAAGAAGCGagatccatcttcttcatgtgtGTGGGGAAGGATAGGAGATTGGTTGTGGATTGGGAGAGACAAGAAGGCTTTCTCATGGCTGTTATCCAGGCAAGTTGTGTTGTTTTAGTGTTAGATTGATTAGAGAATCGATGGTTGTGGCGGATTAGGAATTTTTGGCAAGAAGGAGCTGGAAGGGAGGCTCGGATCATGATTTATGGGTTGGTGTTGTTTGACATcattgtggtgtcggtcgacaccaacacctgTAGATGGACTGTGCGGACTGGTTTGAGATGGTTATTTCATAGCAACATTTAAAGGATGAAACGGAGTCAGATTTGACTGAAATTTGGTGGGTAGCTTCGTGGTACTATACGCGTCATATCTAACAGGGGATTTTTTGACTGAACGGTTAGTTTTTGAATTAACCTAAGGTTAACATGGACGCGTTCCATGGACGTGTAATGACAATGTTGgagtgtcgagcgacaccaaggtggtgttggtcgacacggGCATGTTCTTGTGTGTTTGGGTCGTAGGAAAACGACTGGAGTGAGGACTTGTGGAGGAACAATCGACGGAGGtcccagtgtcggtcgacacaatgTGTATTGGTTCACAAGTGGTGCGATGGATTACAAACGACACTAGATGGAGGTGACGATCGACACTGAAGGAATTGATAGTGAATCAGAGTGTTTCTTAGAGAAGTGTTGTCCATGGCTGGACGGAATCAGATATTTCatcccacctctcttgttacttggtcgTCAGGGGTGGTTaattgtgcgactcagtaactagatgaggtggggtttggtgtatttgtgTGAGTTTTTTGTAAGGAGCTAATTCTACTCCGGTTGTCTCGTCAGAATTATGAGGTTCCGGTGTGATCGTTTCTCGTGGATCCTGTGTGAGGATTAGGAATTCGGTTGCGGTCGTTTCAATTTAAACAttcacattttttaaatatttttgttaattgatttttttttcttgtaaaacctTATGTAGTTATATccataaaatccaaaattttgaaGTCAAATCTTGATAAatgaatcatttatttttagttaatatattGTTCAATAAAAAAGTTTAGTCAAATTTGAACTTTTGGCGGgttatttagttttgttatcGAATTAGTTTGGcataataataaatttctatctttaaaaaaaaaaagtttaacatcTTACTGAAATTATTGAAagtttttaccttttatttTGGCattgttaaaaaagaaaagattcttACTGAAAttactttcaaatatataaCTCCACATTTAAAGAAAGTTTTAtcatttggttttaaatttattttctgcCATTAAGCCGAACTTCTACTTCTCAAGCTTCCATCTATGAAACCTATTTATCTATTTGGTTTAGATACATACAATTTTTGCCTCGAATGCTCGAATTAGGTCTTCATCTTATCATTTGGTCTTCCTCACTTATGTTCATACTCTAATTTGTATTAGCAAAAGATTgtattcttcttgttcttaaattgtattcttaaaatattttcccTATACATGAAAACATGCAATTTAGGACTACAGGTTGtgaccatattttttttgtggcaaATATTTGTGATGATTTTACGATTAATAAACGACTACTCATAAAGTAACAGAAAAAACCGCCACAAAATAAGAAGATGTGAGGGACGACGCTTGGAAGGGAACCATATAAAATACTCTGGTCCTTGACCTGAGGAGATGTACGGGTCTAGGCCCGAAACCTCttagtaattcaaaaataataataataagaagatgcatatatttattacttaacaaaatgtatgcatatacagtaaaataaaataaaataagcaatcattatattttcaaatataaaaaagtgtACATGAAGCACATTATACATCCACACATAAATGgtcttcaaaaacaaaaacaaaaacaaaaaaaaactataaagtaACTACACATAATTTGTATGTTCAAATTACCATGCTAGTTAAGCTCTTATCTATCACTAGATTCAagatacaaatgtttttttctcatttaaCTTGGCCCTTGATTATATCTTTAATTTTCTAGACAGTCATAAAAAGTCATGGCAAGTAGCCAAGTACTGTAGTATGGAAAGCTAACagtctttttgtttgatttttgtctttctttttgataaatGCGATTATATTCATTGCTCGTTATGCACTGATGTAATTTAAAAGTTCAAAGCTGATAAATGCGACACAGTTTTTTCTTTATCGGTCTAGATACATTTCAAATTAGGTTTAAACAATATCTAGTGAATCCGTATAGTGAAAAATTGATAGTGACCGAGATTGGAGTCACTCCATGTATCACTTCGACAATTACacaacattacatatatatcgaGTATTGTTCCTGTATATATTTCAAGGACGTGTGGCATGGGTCAGGGTCACAACATCTTCTTGATTTCCGAGTCGAGGACGTCTACATGGTGGTGGTCTCTTGGTTAGTACCTGGGACGAAATATCGTATTTGGCAATAGGAGCTCCACATGATCCTGATGGTGGAGTATATATTTCTGGACCCATACCGCCACCTATTTCATAACCAAGATATTGAAATATTAGTGATAAAAATTCGCTACACTATTTTCTCTCAATTCCTGGATGGCTGGATTTGAAGAATATCAATGATTGTATAAAAACAGTATCCATATATCTAATTTGGAGGAGCCAAAAGATTGTAAAACTCATGATCTaaacaaattttcattttactttAATCTTTACCTATACTTCAAATCATGAAAGATTGCAAAAGCTAAGAATTGTGTGATTCTCTTGTTATGTGAACTGACCTGGTATACTAGCTTCTACAAGACCAATCACAAACATCAGGCAAAGCAGAAGACGTAGCAGACGAACATGTGACGTTCTCTTCATCACCATTGGCTCTTCTTACCTCAAATAAACTTAAAGAAATTATGagaaactataaataaataagagacttttatattttgatacCTATATATGTTATTAAATATAGCATTTAAAATGAACTCGGTTGGTAAGGCTAGTTGCTATATTTCCAACTAACTTTCCTCTCTCCGCGTTATGACTTACGACTTATTTGCATGATTGCATCTACGGAAACttatttttaaatggttttcCTATTACCCAATAGTCAACAATCCAAACTCTTTATTCTTTGTAGTCTAGACGATTTCACACAGCATCGACGACGACGAAAACGCCCATGTTGTTAAATGTTAATACTTAATACCCCACGtgttaataaaaaaagactTGAGAGAAACATAAGATTATCCAAATATGATGTGTTTAGCATAAACTAATCATTGGTTTGTGGGTATGTACGACATTTGTTAGTTTGATGTATTAGATATGAAGTTATGCTAGTCTATTCTTCTAGGcaattgttattttgttggaGAATTTATTCAGGAATTTTCCCTAAATTTTTCtacttttaaatcaaaattgcTATTAGATAGTATATGTGTCACCAAAAGAGTGTCAAATGTAAGAATATTATGAAGACTtagataacaaaaaatttcatcatGTTATATAAGACCATTCCTTTATGTGGATACAAAATATTTCTGACCAAGATCATGCAAGACCAAAAAGATCTCTCAAGCATCGATGCATATTTACAGAATTCTATATTGATCTAAAGTTCGAAATCCTTATTAGCTTAAGCTTGAAAGACAAGAAACATTAATTAAGAGATAAGGCTAATCCTACCAAGTTATGGAATAGGATTAGCTCTAGgttatttaggagttatctgaATAACTAGTCCAAATAGAGTTAGAATTTGGTGTTAAacttatctatctatatataaggaggtgtcAAGGTTGTGACACAACTTATGAGAGATTAGAGAGTTTGAAGAGCTTTAGTTTTTGAGTCAGTTTTCTAAAGCAATAAAGGTTTTCCAAGAGAGTTTGTTcttgtgatattgtgtgttaaattcaatatttggtatcagagtttATATTGAATTTATCTTCTATTATCCGAGAACTAGAGGGAGGATCCTTAATCTTCAGACAAAGTTTTCTTTCATACGTTTACAAGAGAAGACGCTCTTGCTTGTTTTGAAAAGTTAAAGATGGGTGACGCAGAGAAAGAAACAGGAGCTATCGTAGCTGTGTCAAATACGGTACGAGAAAGTGGTTCCTCGTCAATCAAATGTCCAATGCTAAACACCACAAACTACACCGTCTGGTCCTGTTGCGAATCCACAAAGTATGGGAAGTTATCGAGTCAATCTCCGAGAATCAAGATAAGAACGATATGGCTAAAGGACTTTTGTTTCAATCCATACCCGAGGCTCTGCTCCTGCAAGTAGGTAAACTTGATACCGCAAAGGCTGTATGGGAAGCAATAAAAGTAAGACATGTAGGTGCAGACAGAGTTCGTGAAGCTCGATTGCAGACTTTAATGGCTAATTTTGATCGCTTAAAGATGAAGGAGAGCGATAAAATTGATGATTTCGTTGGAAAATTGTCTGAAATTTCCACAAAGTCTGCAGCTTTAGGAGAAGAGATTGAGGAACCTAAACTCGTGAAGAAGTTTCTTAAAAGTCTACCAAGGAAACGCTATATTCATATCATCGCTGCTCTAGAACAAGTACTTGACCTTAACGCTACCAGCTTTGAGGACATAGTAGGTCGACTTAATGCCTACGAAGAAAGGATTTTTCGATGAAGAAGATCAACAGGAGGATGATCAAGGGAAGCTAATGTATTCCAACATGGAATCTCAATCTTTTCAAGGAAACTCAGGTGGATTCAGAGGAAGAGGTCAAGGTGGTGGTCGTTTTGGGGGAAGAGTtggacgaggaagaggacgaggaCGTTCTAGTTATCAACAGAAGgataaatctcaaataatttgCTATAGGTGTGACAAGCCTGGTCATTATGCATCTAACTGCCCTGATAGACTGCTGAAActtcaagaaacagaggaaatcgAAGAAGATGACACTCAGAATGCCGATGAATTGATGATGCATGAAGTCGTGTATTTAAATTAACAGAAGGTGAAACCAAATAAACTCGAGAAACACTCTGCAGAAGACAATGTTTGGTACCTAGATAACGGAGCTAGCAATCATATGTGTGGACATGTGAGTTATTTCTTCAAACTCGACAAGAATATCACTGGTAAGGTACGTTTTGGCGATGACTCCCGTATTGACATCAAAGGAAAGGGTTCAATCCTGTTTCTGTGTGATAATGGTGAGAAGAAGATTCTTAATGAGGTCTACTATATACCGGATTTAAAAAGAACCATCATTAGTCTTGGTCAAGCAACAGAGTCGGGGTGTTATGTAAGGATGAGGAAGGATTACTTGACCTTATATGATAAGGATGGGAAGCTGCTTGTAAGAGCTAGCAGGTCAAGAAATCGGTTGTATAAAGTAGTGATGGAAGTAGAGACCACCTGTTGTTTACAGCTCAAGACATCTAGTGACTCCTCAAAGTGGCATGCTCGACTTGGACATATTGGGAATGATGGATTGAAGACTTTGATCCGTAATAAGATGGTCACAGGGGTACCAAATTTTGAGGTCAACATGGATGTGTGCTCTTCATGTTTGCTAGGGAAACAATCAAGGAAGATATTTCCAAAGGCAACGGCGTATCGTGCCTCAAAAGTACTTGAACTTGTTCACGGAGATCTATGTGGGCCTATCTAGCCTACGACATCAGCTGGGAATCGATATATTTTTGTCTTAATAGACGATCACTCAAGGTATATGTGGACATTGCTCTTAAAAGATAAAAGTGATGCGTTCGAGAGGTTTAAAAGGTTTAAGACAGTTGTTGAGCAAGAGTCAGGAGCCATAATCAAAACCTTTAGGACAGACCGTGGTGGAGAGTTCGTGCCAGGAGAATTCAACAGTTTCTTTGAGATTTCGGCGATACAAAGACATCTAACGGCTCCTTACTCTCCGCAGCAAAACAGTTTGGtggaaagaagaaacagaacccTACTTGGCATGACCAGAAGCATTCTAAAATGTATGAGTGTTCCTAAATACTTGTGGGGATAAGCGGTCAGGCATGCTACTTATCTCATCAACAGAGTGTCAACAAAGGCGTTAGTTGGTCAAACACCTTACGAAGCTTTTAAGGGTAAAAAGCCGAATC from the Camelina sativa cultivar DH55 chromosome 12, Cs, whole genome shotgun sequence genome contains:
- the LOC109128089 gene encoding uncharacterized protein LOC109128089, with translation MVMKRTSHVRLLRLLLCLMFVIGLVEASIPGGGMGPEIYTPPSGSCGAPIAKYDISSQVLTKRPPPCRRPRLGNQEDVVTLTHATRP